The following coding sequences are from one Halomonas sp. HAL1 window:
- the katG gene encoding catalase/peroxidase HPI, producing MSGKCPVMHGGNTSTGTSNKDWWPEGINLDILHQQDRKSNPMDADFDYREEVRKLDFDALKQDVHALMTDSQSWWPADWGHYGGLMIRMAWHSAGTYRLADGRGGGGTGSQRFAPLNSWPDNVSLDKARRLLWPIKKKYGNKISWADLMILAGTVAYESMGLPAYGFSFGREDIWEPEKDIYWGDEKEWLAPSDERYGDVEKPETMENPLAAVQMGLIYVNPEGVNGVPDPLKTGQQIRETFARMAMNDEETAALTAGGHTVGKCHGNGDAAALAAEPEASDVENQGFGWGNPTMGGKASNAVTSGIEGAWTTHPTKFDMGYFDLLFGHEWELRKSPAGAHQWEPIDIKEEDKPVDASDPSIRHNPIMTDADMAMKVDPTYRAICEKFMADPEYFKKSFAKAWFKLTHRDLGPKARYIGPEVPAEDLIWQDPIPAGSTDYSEEVVKQKIADAGLSISDMVSTAWDSARTYRGSDMRGGANGARIRLAPQKDWEGNEPARLASVLAVYEKISADTGASLADVIVLAGSVAIEKAAKAAGYDVRVPFLKGRGDASAEMTDGESFEPLEPLADGFRNWQKKDYVVKPEELLLDRAQLMGLTGPEMVVLLGGMRVLGTNYGGTKHGVFTDREGQLTNDFFVNLTDMGNTWKPVSKNTYEIRDRQTDAVKWTASRVDLVFGSNSLLRSYAEVYAQDDNDEKFVKDFVAAWTKVMNADRFDVA from the coding sequence ATGAGTGGTAAATGTCCTGTAATGCATGGTGGTAATACCTCCACGGGCACGTCTAATAAAGACTGGTGGCCGGAAGGGATTAACCTGGATATCTTGCACCAGCAAGACCGCAAATCAAACCCGATGGATGCCGATTTTGACTATCGGGAAGAGGTCAGAAAGCTCGATTTTGACGCGCTTAAGCAAGACGTCCACGCGCTGATGACTGACAGCCAATCGTGGTGGCCAGCTGACTGGGGTCACTACGGCGGTCTCATGATCCGCATGGCATGGCACTCTGCTGGCACCTACCGTCTTGCTGACGGTCGTGGCGGTGGTGGTACCGGTAGCCAGCGTTTTGCACCACTCAACTCCTGGCCGGACAACGTCAGCCTTGATAAGGCGCGTCGTCTACTGTGGCCAATCAAGAAGAAGTACGGCAACAAGATCAGCTGGGCCGATCTGATGATCCTGGCCGGAACCGTTGCCTACGAATCCATGGGTCTGCCTGCTTACGGTTTCTCGTTCGGCCGCGAAGATATCTGGGAACCCGAAAAAGACATCTACTGGGGCGATGAGAAAGAGTGGTTGGCGCCTTCCGACGAGCGTTACGGCGACGTTGAAAAGCCTGAAACTATGGAAAACCCGCTTGCTGCGGTTCAGATGGGGCTTATTTACGTTAACCCTGAAGGTGTTAACGGTGTCCCCGACCCGCTGAAGACCGGCCAGCAGATACGCGAAACCTTCGCCCGCATGGCAATGAACGACGAAGAGACCGCGGCCCTGACTGCCGGTGGTCACACAGTGGGTAAGTGCCACGGTAACGGCGACGCGGCAGCGCTGGCGGCTGAGCCAGAAGCTTCTGATGTCGAGAACCAGGGCTTTGGCTGGGGCAATCCGACCATGGGTGGCAAGGCGAGCAATGCCGTTACATCTGGCATCGAAGGCGCCTGGACCACTCACCCCACCAAGTTCGACATGGGCTATTTCGACCTATTGTTTGGGCACGAGTGGGAACTGCGCAAAAGCCCGGCCGGTGCCCACCAGTGGGAGCCTATCGACATTAAGGAAGAGGATAAGCCGGTTGACGCCAGCGACCCCTCTATCCGCCACAATCCGATCATGACCGATGCGGATATGGCCATGAAGGTGGATCCGACCTACCGCGCCATTTGTGAAAAATTCATGGCGGATCCAGAGTACTTCAAGAAGTCCTTCGCCAAGGCGTGGTTCAAGCTGACCCACCGTGACCTAGGCCCGAAAGCACGCTATATCGGCCCGGAAGTGCCCGCTGAAGACTTGATCTGGCAAGATCCGATTCCTGCTGGTAGCACCGACTACAGCGAAGAAGTGGTTAAGCAGAAAATCGCCGACGCCGGCCTGAGCATCAGCGACATGGTTAGCACCGCGTGGGACAGCGCGCGCACTTACCGCGGCTCTGATATGCGCGGCGGTGCCAACGGTGCACGCATTCGCTTGGCGCCCCAGAAGGATTGGGAAGGCAACGAGCCTGCGCGTCTCGCCAGCGTCTTAGCCGTGTACGAGAAAATTTCTGCCGACACCGGCGCTAGCCTTGCCGACGTCATCGTTCTGGCCGGCAGCGTAGCGATCGAAAAAGCCGCTAAAGCCGCAGGCTATGACGTTCGCGTACCTTTCCTGAAGGGCCGTGGCGACGCTTCTGCCGAGATGACCGACGGCGAATCCTTTGAGCCGCTAGAGCCGCTGGCTGATGGTTTCCGTAACTGGCAGAAGAAAGACTACGTCGTGAAGCCGGAAGAGCTGCTGCTGGATCGCGCGCAGTTGATGGGGCTGACTGGTCCAGAAATGGTCGTGTTACTCGGCGGCATGCGTGTACTGGGCACCAACTATGGTGGCACCAAGCATGGCGTATTCACTGACCGTGAAGGCCAGTTGACCAACGACTTCTTCGTCAACTTGACCGATATGGGCAACACCTGGAAGCCGGTGAGTAAAAACACCTACGAGATCCGTGATCGTCAAACGGATGCCGTTAAGTGGACCGCTTCTCGCGTTGACCTGGTGTTCGGTTCTAACTCGCTGCTGCGTTCCTACGCGGAAGTCTACGCCCAGGACGATAACGACGAGAAGTTTGTTAAAGACTTCGTCGCCGCCTGGACGAAAGTGATGAACGCGGACCGCTTTGATGTCGCGTAA
- a CDS encoding aldo/keto reductase: MSSFFQRLNAVNAPSIGLGCMNLSHGYGSIVPESAALRALDEAFDMGYRHFDTATLYGATANEKVVGRALEGKRHQLFLASKCGMAMDPESGKRVIDGRPETLRKQCEASLARLRTDHLDLYYLHRLDRQVPIEESVGALGRLMEEGKIGGVGLSEISALTLRRAAAEYPIAAVQSEYSLWTRNPEIALIDACREVGAAMVAFSPLGRGFLTGAIQDPTRLEEGDMRRNMPRFSTDNYPHNIKLFERLAALAQAFSVTPGQLALAWLKAKGDDIIPIPGTRSPGHMRENLAAETLRLDVTTMQQLDAMMTPDQVAGARYSEAQQADIDTEEFAR; encoded by the coding sequence ATGTCGAGTTTTTTCCAACGCCTTAACGCTGTTAATGCCCCTTCGATTGGCCTGGGCTGTATGAACCTCTCCCACGGCTACGGCAGCATTGTGCCGGAAAGCGCGGCCTTACGAGCGCTGGATGAGGCCTTTGATATGGGCTATCGCCACTTTGACACCGCCACCCTGTACGGCGCCACGGCCAATGAGAAAGTGGTCGGGCGCGCCCTGGAGGGCAAGCGGCACCAGCTCTTTCTGGCCAGTAAATGCGGCATGGCGATGGACCCTGAGTCAGGCAAACGTGTCATTGATGGCCGCCCGGAAACGCTGCGCAAACAGTGCGAAGCAAGCCTTGCGCGCCTGCGTACCGACCATTTGGATCTCTACTACCTGCACCGCTTGGATCGCCAGGTCCCCATTGAAGAGAGCGTCGGCGCGCTGGGGCGCTTGATGGAAGAGGGCAAAATTGGAGGCGTGGGGTTGTCGGAAATCTCTGCGCTAACGTTGCGCCGTGCGGCAGCTGAATATCCTATCGCCGCCGTACAGTCTGAATACTCGCTGTGGACGCGCAACCCTGAGATCGCCCTGATTGATGCATGCCGAGAGGTGGGCGCGGCGATGGTCGCTTTTAGTCCTCTGGGACGCGGCTTCTTAACCGGCGCCATTCAAGACCCAACGCGTCTTGAAGAGGGCGATATGCGCCGTAACATGCCGCGTTTCAGCACCGACAACTACCCGCATAATATCAAATTATTTGAACGCCTTGCGGCGCTGGCGCAGGCCTTCAGCGTGACGCCGGGGCAACTGGCGCTGGCATGGCTGAAGGCCAAAGGCGACGATATTATTCCCATTCCGGGAACTCGCTCACCTGGCCACATGCGCGAAAATTTAGCCGCGGAAACACTGCGCCTTGATGTCACCACAATGCAGCAGTTGGATGCCATGATGACGCCAGACCAGGTCGCAGGGGCTCGCTACAGCGAAGCGCAGCAGGCGGATATCGATACCGAGGAGTTTGCCCGCTAA
- a CDS encoding ABC transporter transmembrane domain-containing protein: MNQRPNPRVLLRLLGLLRPYRLRLALAGLALLLASGSVLLLGNGLRLVIDRGFLAADEQALAQALVLMLVVVTVLAFASALRYYQVTWIGERLAADLRQRVFDHLLTLEPSFFESASDGRAAGEIASRLTADTSVLQSLFGSSVSLALRNLVMLVGAVVLMLITQPWLSAMVLIGIPATLLPIVWYGRRVRRLSRTSQDRVAELGRYAEEALSGIRTLQAFTHEAADKTHYGQRVEQAFGSAVERTQQRAWLTGIAMLVVFTAVGLMLWQGGQAVLDGTMSAGELSAFIFYAVLAAGAIATLAEVAGDVQRAAGAAERLLELLDTQPAIQSPANPHHLPVPSQGDIVLENVSFTYPGRETPALEGFDLHIKPGERVAVVGPSGAGKSTLLALLLRFYDPSQGRISLDGSDIRTLELAALRSAMGLVAQEPVLFSGSVADNLRYGDPEANSERLRIAAQDASALDFIDALPQGFDTPLGPGGVQLSGGQRQRLAIARALLKNPAVLLLDEATSALDAESERLVQQALDRLMVGRTSIVIAHRLATVIAADRLLVLDGGKLIAAGTHDELITTSPLYRHLAALQFGGETL, from the coding sequence ATGAATCAACGCCCTAACCCCCGCGTGCTGTTGCGCTTGCTGGGGCTGCTACGTCCTTATCGACTACGTTTGGCCTTGGCGGGTCTGGCGCTTTTATTGGCTTCGGGCAGCGTGCTGCTACTGGGTAACGGGTTGCGTTTAGTGATCGACCGCGGATTTTTAGCCGCCGATGAGCAAGCATTAGCCCAAGCGTTGGTGTTGATGCTGGTGGTAGTAACGGTGCTGGCGTTTGCCTCCGCGCTGCGTTACTACCAAGTGACCTGGATTGGCGAGCGCTTGGCTGCGGACTTACGCCAGCGCGTGTTTGATCATTTACTTACCCTGGAGCCCAGTTTTTTTGAGAGCGCAAGCGACGGCCGTGCCGCCGGAGAGATCGCTTCACGATTAACCGCAGATACCAGCGTGCTTCAGAGCCTGTTTGGCTCCTCGGTATCGCTGGCGCTGCGTAACCTGGTCATGCTGGTAGGCGCCGTGGTGCTAATGCTGATCACCCAACCGTGGCTCTCGGCGATGGTGCTGATTGGCATCCCCGCTACTCTTCTGCCCATTGTCTGGTACGGCCGGCGGGTGCGGCGACTTTCGCGCACCAGCCAGGATCGCGTGGCCGAACTTGGCCGCTATGCCGAAGAGGCGCTGAGTGGTATTCGAACCCTCCAGGCGTTTACCCATGAAGCAGCAGATAAAACCCACTACGGTCAGCGCGTGGAGCAGGCGTTCGGCAGCGCCGTAGAGCGTACTCAGCAGCGCGCTTGGTTGACCGGTATCGCCATGCTAGTGGTGTTTACTGCGGTTGGCTTAATGCTCTGGCAGGGTGGCCAGGCGGTGTTAGATGGCACCATGAGTGCGGGCGAGCTATCGGCGTTTATTTTTTATGCCGTGTTGGCGGCGGGGGCTATTGCGACGCTGGCTGAAGTCGCGGGTGATGTGCAGCGCGCAGCGGGAGCAGCGGAGCGTTTATTGGAGCTGCTCGATACGCAGCCCGCTATCCAGTCACCCGCGAATCCCCATCACCTACCGGTACCTTCGCAGGGTGACATTGTGCTAGAGAACGTCAGCTTCACCTACCCCGGCCGGGAAACCCCAGCACTGGAAGGGTTTGATCTGCATATTAAGCCGGGAGAACGGGTAGCGGTGGTGGGGCCTTCGGGGGCAGGTAAAAGCACCCTCTTGGCGTTGTTGCTGCGCTTTTATGACCCTAGCCAAGGGCGTATCAGCCTTGATGGCAGTGATATCCGCACCTTAGAGCTTGCTGCTTTACGCAGTGCCATGGGGCTGGTAGCCCAGGAGCCGGTGCTGTTTAGTGGCTCGGTGGCCGACAATTTGCGCTACGGCGATCCTGAAGCGAATAGTGAAAGGCTGCGTATCGCCGCCCAGGATGCCAGCGCCCTCGACTTTATCGACGCGCTCCCCCAAGGCTTCGATACACCGCTTGGCCCCGGTGGGGTGCAGCTCTCCGGCGGCCAGCGCCAGCGGCTCGCTATCGCTCGGGCGCTGCTTAAAAATCCTGCCGTGTTGTTGTTGGATGAAGCCACCAGCGCGCTGGATGCGGAGAGCGAGCGGTTGGTGCAGCAGGCGCTGGACAGACTAATGGTCGGGCGCACCAGCATAGTGATCGCCCACCGGCTGGCGACGGTTATCGCTGCTGACCGTTTGCTAGTGCTTGATGGTGGAAAGCTGATCGCAGCGGGCACCCATGACGAATTAATTACCACCAGCCCGCTTTATCGTCATTTAGCCGCGTTGCAGTTTGGCGGTGAAACGTTATAA
- a CDS encoding NAD(P)(+) transhydrogenase (Re/Si-specific) subunit beta gives MLEQGFVSAAAIAASVLFILSLGGLSNQEKAKRAVWYGIVGMAVAVFFTALGPGIGGYWWLIPMMLIGAGIGAYVAGKVEMTEMPQLVAALHSFVGLAAVLVAWSADLERRRVMAARAAEASLDQFSAFAALVATKAPDELMFLQVEVVLGIFIGAVTFTGSVVAFGKLAGKVDGKPRQLPGGHMLNAGAAVLSLLLAILYLNGAGFWTLIVLAALAFFIGYHLIMGIGGADMPVVVSMLNSYSGWAAAAIGFTLSNDLLIVTGALVGSSGAILSYIMCKAMNRNFVNVILGGFGGSQGPAAEIEGEQVAIDAGGVASALNDADSVIIVPGYGMAVAQAQTAVSDLVRKLRAAGKTVRFGIHPVAGRLPGHMNVLLAEAKVPYDIVLEMDEINDDFATTDVVIVIGSNDIVNPAAEEDPNSPIAGMPVLKVWEAKQVFVSKRGQGTGYSGIENPLFFKENTRMFYGDARDSLNTLLPLID, from the coding sequence ATGTTAGAGCAAGGATTCGTATCTGCCGCGGCAATCGCGGCGAGCGTACTGTTTATTCTGTCGCTGGGCGGCTTGAGTAACCAGGAGAAAGCCAAGCGGGCCGTGTGGTACGGCATCGTGGGCATGGCGGTGGCGGTGTTCTTCACTGCCCTCGGCCCAGGCATTGGCGGTTACTGGTGGCTGATTCCGATGATGCTGATTGGCGCTGGTATTGGTGCCTACGTGGCGGGCAAGGTCGAAATGACCGAAATGCCCCAGTTGGTCGCAGCGCTGCATAGCTTTGTGGGCTTGGCCGCGGTATTGGTGGCTTGGAGCGCAGACCTAGAGCGCCGCAGGGTAATGGCTGCGCGTGCCGCCGAGGCGTCGTTGGACCAGTTCTCCGCCTTTGCCGCGCTGGTCGCCACCAAAGCCCCTGACGAGCTGATGTTCCTGCAGGTTGAAGTGGTGCTAGGCATCTTTATTGGCGCCGTCACCTTCACCGGTTCGGTGGTCGCCTTTGGTAAGTTGGCGGGTAAAGTGGATGGTAAGCCTCGTCAGTTGCCCGGCGGGCATATGCTTAACGCCGGGGCGGCGGTACTCTCGCTGCTGCTGGCGATTCTCTACCTGAACGGTGCAGGTTTCTGGACGCTGATTGTGCTGGCGGCGCTGGCATTCTTTATCGGCTACCACCTGATCATGGGGATTGGCGGGGCCGATATGCCCGTGGTGGTCTCCATGCTCAACAGCTACTCCGGCTGGGCGGCGGCCGCTATCGGCTTCACGCTCTCCAACGATCTGCTGATTGTCACCGGCGCGCTGGTGGGTTCATCGGGTGCGATTCTCTCTTACATCATGTGTAAGGCGATGAACCGCAACTTCGTCAACGTCATTTTGGGCGGCTTTGGTGGCAGCCAAGGGCCCGCGGCGGAGATCGAAGGCGAGCAGGTGGCGATTGACGCCGGGGGCGTAGCGAGCGCCCTGAACGATGCCGACAGCGTGATTATCGTACCGGGCTACGGTATGGCCGTGGCCCAGGCGCAAACGGCGGTGAGCGATTTGGTGCGCAAGCTTCGTGCCGCGGGCAAGACCGTGCGCTTCGGTATTCACCCGGTCGCGGGCCGCTTACCAGGGCACATGAACGTGCTGCTGGCGGAAGCCAAAGTACCTTACGACATCGTGTTGGAGATGGATGAAATCAACGACGATTTCGCCACCACCGACGTGGTGATCGTGATTGGCTCCAACGACATCGTGAACCCTGCGGCTGAAGAAGATCCCAATAGCCCCATCGCCGGTATGCCGGTATTGAAGGTATGGGAGGCGAAGCAGGTGTTTGTCAGCAAGCGCGGCCAGGGCACTGGCTACTCCGGTATCGAGAACCCGCTGTTCTTCAAAGAGAACACGCGCATGTTCTACGGCGATGCCCGGGACAGCTTGAATACGCTGCTGCCGTTGATTGATTAG
- a CDS encoding Re/Si-specific NAD(P)(+) transhydrogenase subunit alpha, with amino-acid sequence MKIGAPKESARGEARVALTPESAKQIQKLGHECLVETGAGLAAGFNDDTYRDAGVTVVEGADALWRDAEVVIKVREPSDEEAERLREGQTLIAFFWPAQNEALLEKCKAQGATVIAMDMVPRISRAQKMDALSSMANIAGYRAVIEAGNNFGRFFTGQVTAAGKVPPAKVLVIGAGVAGLAAIGTATSLGAVVRAFDVRPEVSEQIESMGAEFLFLDFEDSQDGSESGGYASPSSPEFREKQLECFREQAPDVDIVITTALIPGKPAPKLWLEDMVAAMKPGSVIIDLAAEKGGNCDLTKPDERVVSDNGVVVIGYTDFPSRMATQSSLLYATNIRHMLTDLTPEKEGVINHNMDDDVIRGATVTHQGEITFPPPPPKVKAIGASKPKKKEKEPTPEEKKATELAAFKAQTKRQVSLLAVGGVLMLLLGQVAPASFMQHFIVFVLACFIGFQVIWKVSHSLHTPLMAVTNAISGIIILGAILQIGSGSAVVSVLAAISVLIASINIVGGFLVTRRMLAMFQKS; translated from the coding sequence GTGAAAATAGGTGCACCGAAGGAGAGTGCCCGGGGGGAAGCGCGTGTCGCGCTGACCCCTGAGAGCGCCAAACAGATTCAGAAGCTAGGCCACGAGTGCTTAGTGGAAACCGGCGCTGGCTTGGCCGCGGGCTTTAATGACGACACTTATCGCGATGCTGGCGTTACCGTGGTGGAGGGTGCCGATGCACTCTGGCGCGACGCTGAGGTGGTCATTAAAGTCCGCGAGCCCTCTGATGAAGAGGCCGAGCGGCTGCGTGAAGGTCAAACGCTGATTGCCTTCTTCTGGCCAGCGCAAAACGAAGCGCTGCTGGAAAAGTGCAAGGCCCAGGGCGCCACCGTGATTGCCATGGATATGGTGCCGAGGATTTCACGGGCGCAGAAAATGGATGCGCTCTCCTCCATGGCCAATATTGCCGGCTACCGCGCGGTGATCGAGGCGGGCAATAACTTTGGTCGCTTCTTCACAGGACAGGTAACCGCGGCGGGTAAAGTGCCTCCAGCCAAAGTGTTGGTGATTGGTGCCGGTGTGGCCGGTTTGGCGGCGATCGGTACGGCTACCAGCCTGGGCGCCGTCGTGCGCGCCTTTGACGTGCGTCCCGAGGTTTCTGAGCAGATTGAATCCATGGGCGCCGAATTCCTGTTCCTCGATTTCGAGGATAGCCAGGACGGTTCCGAAAGCGGTGGCTACGCCTCGCCCTCAAGCCCGGAGTTCCGCGAGAAGCAGCTTGAGTGCTTCCGCGAGCAGGCGCCGGACGTGGATATCGTGATTACCACCGCGCTGATTCCCGGCAAACCGGCGCCCAAGCTGTGGCTGGAAGATATGGTCGCAGCCATGAAGCCGGGCTCGGTGATTATTGATCTGGCCGCCGAGAAGGGCGGTAACTGCGACCTGACCAAGCCTGATGAGCGCGTGGTATCGGATAACGGCGTCGTGGTGATCGGTTATACCGACTTCCCTTCCCGCATGGCAACGCAGTCATCGCTGCTCTACGCCACCAATATCCGCCATATGTTGACTGACCTGACACCCGAGAAAGAGGGTGTGATCAATCACAATATGGACGACGACGTCATCCGTGGTGCCACGGTGACGCATCAGGGCGAAATCACCTTCCCGCCGCCGCCGCCCAAAGTGAAAGCGATTGGCGCCTCAAAACCCAAGAAGAAAGAGAAAGAGCCTACGCCGGAAGAGAAAAAGGCCACTGAACTGGCCGCCTTCAAAGCGCAAACCAAGCGTCAGGTGAGCCTATTGGCGGTTGGCGGCGTACTGATGTTGCTGCTGGGCCAAGTGGCGCCGGCGTCCTTTATGCAGCACTTCATTGTCTTTGTACTGGCCTGTTTTATCGGTTTCCAGGTGATTTGGAAAGTGAGCCACTCGCTGCATACCCCGCTAATGGCGGTAACCAATGCGATTTCAGGCATCATTATTTTGGGGGCGATTCTGCAGATTGGCTCCGGCAGCGCAGTGGTGAGCGTGCTGGCGGCGATCTCGGTGCTGATCGCGTCAATCAATATCGTGGGTGGCTTCCTGGTGACACGCCGGATGCTGGCCATGTTCCAAAAATCCTAA
- a CDS encoding LysR family transcriptional regulator produces the protein MRSLRHFDLNLLLVFEALMRERHVTRAAERLFLSQPALSHALKRLRESLDDPLFIRTETGMQPTPRAQALQPVVQQALALLRKGLAPPAMFSPANSTRRFTLATTDYFEEVMYPPFLSQLLAYAPDISFSIELITPDVLSEGLEQRHVDMVVGLDSQSALPSGVIQTPWMDEELVCLAASLNERVGEALDIAQFAQEAHVELADISGLLPSNIDSCLAQHGLTRRVISKNLNYIAAARVVALTGAIMTLPRQMAERFVTMLPVRLVEPPKELPALKMTLIQHGLYANEPANAWLYEVLTEFAKGFNHQKEKSLPE, from the coding sequence ATGCGTTCGCTACGCCATTTCGATCTAAATCTGCTATTGGTTTTCGAGGCGCTTATGCGCGAACGTCACGTTACCCGAGCGGCAGAAAGGCTCTTTTTAAGCCAACCCGCCTTGAGTCATGCGCTCAAGCGCTTGCGTGAATCGTTGGATGACCCGCTGTTCATTCGTACCGAAACTGGCATGCAGCCAACGCCCCGCGCCCAGGCGCTGCAACCTGTGGTACAGCAGGCGCTGGCACTATTGCGTAAGGGGTTGGCGCCACCTGCGATGTTTTCACCTGCCAATAGCACTCGACGCTTTACGCTGGCCACCACCGATTATTTTGAAGAGGTAATGTACCCGCCTTTTCTTAGCCAGCTGCTGGCCTACGCACCGGACATTAGCTTTTCCATCGAGCTGATTACTCCCGACGTTTTAAGTGAAGGGCTAGAGCAGCGCCATGTGGATATGGTGGTAGGGCTGGATAGTCAGAGTGCGCTACCTAGTGGTGTGATTCAGACACCTTGGATGGATGAGGAATTAGTCTGCCTAGCCGCTAGCCTTAATGAGCGCGTAGGCGAGGCGCTGGATATTGCGCAGTTTGCCCAAGAAGCCCATGTTGAACTGGCGGATATCAGCGGTCTGCTGCCCAGTAATATTGATAGTTGTTTAGCGCAGCACGGCTTAACCCGGCGAGTGATCTCTAAAAACCTTAACTACATTGCCGCCGCCCGCGTGGTGGCGCTGACGGGAGCGATCATGACCCTGCCGCGCCAAATGGCGGAGCGTTTTGTGACCATGCTGCCGGTGCGCTTGGTGGAGCCGCCGAAAGAGTTGCCCGCACTCAAAATGACGCTGATTCAGCATGGACTATATGCCAATGAACCGGCCAACGCGTGGCTCTACGAGGTGCTGACTGAGTTTGCTAAGGGGTTTAACCATCAAAAAGAGAAGAGCCTTCCAGAGTGA
- the speB gene encoding agmatinase: MPSLYGDVISTFMGVAKATDPKTTDAEVVVSGVPFDLACSGRAGTRMGPNAIRQSTANLIWEGKRWPWDFALEECLKVCDAGNVDYAYGEPESLVDNLETHANRWLSAGKKMLTLGGDHYISLPLLRAHARQHGPLALIHFDAHTDTYEQGTRFDHGTIFHHALKEGLVVPEHSLQIGIRTSYDRHNHPYEVLDADWVNDHGAAAVLERIRAKVGHHPAYVSLDIDGLDPAYAPGTGTPVCGGMSTDLMLKVIRGMVGMELVGMDVVEVNPAYDHGDITSLAAATLGLEFLYTLGASKRV, encoded by the coding sequence ATGCCTAGCCTTTATGGCGATGTGATTTCTACCTTTATGGGTGTAGCAAAAGCAACGGATCCCAAGACGACCGATGCCGAGGTGGTAGTGAGTGGCGTGCCCTTTGACCTAGCGTGCTCTGGCCGTGCGGGCACCCGCATGGGGCCGAATGCGATTCGCCAAAGTACTGCTAACCTGATCTGGGAAGGCAAACGCTGGCCTTGGGACTTCGCCTTAGAAGAGTGCCTCAAGGTATGTGATGCAGGCAACGTCGATTACGCTTATGGCGAACCCGAAAGCCTGGTCGATAATCTGGAAACCCACGCCAACCGTTGGTTAAGTGCGGGTAAAAAGATGCTTACCCTGGGCGGCGACCATTACATCAGCTTGCCGCTGCTACGCGCCCACGCACGTCAACACGGCCCGCTGGCGTTGATCCATTTTGACGCCCATACCGACACCTACGAGCAGGGCACACGCTTTGACCACGGCACCATTTTTCACCACGCCCTGAAAGAGGGATTGGTCGTGCCAGAACACTCGCTGCAAATTGGTATTCGTACCAGCTATGACCGCCACAATCACCCTTATGAAGTGCTGGATGCGGACTGGGTCAACGACCACGGTGCAGCCGCGGTACTCGAGCGAATTCGCGCCAAAGTGGGTCATCATCCTGCTTACGTCAGCCTGGACATTGATGGCCTGGACCCCGCCTACGCCCCTGGCACAGGCACCCCGGTCTGTGGAGGCATGTCTACCGACCTGATGCTGAAAGTCATTCGCGGCATGGTGGGCATGGAGTTAGTTGGCATGGATGTAGTGGAAGTCAATCCTGCCTACGATCACGGCGACATTACGTCGCTCGCTGCTGCGACGTTAGGGCTTGAGTTTTTGTATACGCTGGGCGCATCTAAACGGGTTTAA
- a CDS encoding response regulator transcription factor: protein MKRSEDITRILLADEHLLVRSAISSLIETFDKMTVVAEVGSEQQLIKEAARYPIDVALIDAAVISSKGLESLGQLRNICPDIRVIVLSTYSSDTFIRRLFEEGVYGFLHKNAHVNDLKMAIQKAALGERFVFTALEPEEFVDAASVVGAASMHENPLTTRQREVLTLVASGFRSKAIADQLNVSIKTIETHRADIMRRLGVRHTAGLVHEAIRLGLLMTPQDTDESQ, encoded by the coding sequence ATGAAACGTTCAGAAGATATCACCCGGATATTACTAGCCGATGAACATCTGCTAGTTCGCTCCGCGATCAGTTCCCTTATCGAAACCTTCGACAAGATGACGGTGGTTGCCGAGGTGGGTTCTGAGCAACAACTCATAAAAGAGGCTGCCCGCTATCCCATTGATGTGGCGCTTATTGATGCAGCAGTTATCTCTTCAAAGGGACTGGAGTCGCTAGGCCAGCTTAGAAATATCTGCCCAGATATACGCGTCATTGTCCTTTCTACCTACTCTAGTGATACTTTTATTCGACGTCTTTTTGAAGAGGGTGTCTATGGATTTCTTCACAAAAATGCGCATGTGAATGACTTAAAAATGGCCATTCAAAAAGCAGCGTTGGGTGAGCGTTTTGTGTTCACAGCCTTGGAACCTGAAGAATTTGTCGATGCCGCTTCTGTAGTGGGTGCTGCCTCTATGCACGAAAACCCCTTAACCACACGTCAACGCGAAGTGCTAACGCTAGTGGCAAGCGGTTTTCGTAGTAAAGCGATTGCAGATCAGCTCAACGTCAGCATTAAAACTATCGAGACCCACCGCGCTGATATCATGCGCCGCCTAGGCGTTAGACATACCGCTGGCTTAGTCCACGAAGCTATTCGATTGGGCCTACTAATGACGCCGCAAGATACTGATGAATCTCAGTGA